AGCCGCAGGAGGTATTCGTAGTCGCGCCGGATCTCCTGCTTGGTGCGCTTGGCGCCTGCCGTGCGGATGATCAGGCCCGCGCCTTCCGGCACCTCGAGTTCCGAGGCGATTTCCTTCAGCTTCTTGCGGTCGGCCGCCTGGGTGATCTTGCGGCTGATCCCGCCGCCGCGCGCCGTGTTCGGCATCAGCACGCAATAGCGGCCGGCAAGCGAGAGATAGGTCGTGAGCGCGGCACCCTTGTTGCCCCGCTCTTCCTTGACCACCTGCACCAGCATGATCTGGCGCACCTTGATGACTTCCTGGATCTTGTAGCGACGCGAGCGCGGTTTGCGCGGCGGAGGGATCTCCTCGGCCACGTCCTCGTCGGCCACCGACTCGATCTCGTCGTCGGTGTCGGCGGCGTGATCCACGGCCTTGTAGGGCTTCTCCGCCTCATCGATGTCGGGCTGCGCCGAATCGGAGGCATCGACCTCGTAGAGCGCGTCGGCGCCGGTCTCCTCGCCCAGGTCGACGAGATCCATGCCGGTCATCTCGCCGCTCTGCGCGGCGTCGGCCCCGGCCATCTCGGCCGCGGCCGGACGCGGCCGACGGCGCGAGCGCCCCTGCTCCTCGTCCTCCTCGGCGCGATTGTAGGCGCGCTCTTCCTCGAGCAGCGCCTTACGGTCCGCGACCGGGATCTGGTAGTAGTCGGGATGGATCTCGGCGAAGGCGAGGAAGCCGTGCCGGTTACCGCCGTAATCGACGAAGGCCGCCTGCAGCGAGGGTTCGACCCGCGTTACCTTGGCGAGATAGATGTTGCCGGCGAGCTGCCGCTTGTTGACGGTTTCAAAATCGAATTCCTCGACCTTGTTTCCGTCCACCACCACGACCCGGGTCTCCTCCGGGTGGGTGGCGTCGATGAGCATTTTCTTGGCCATTTGGTTCCATGGCACCCGGACAACGGGCTTGGGCCGGGGCAAGCCCCGGCGAAATCCCATTGTGCGTGGTGGCTTGTTCGGGCGTGGCTGCGCCGGCGACCAGAGCGCGCGGCGCCGAAGGGGCTCCTCGCACAGTCTGGCAAGCTTGTGGCGCGGCTCATCGCGGTTCTATATCCCGGGACGCCGGGGCGTCCTGATTGCAATGGCCCGTTCCGTCAGGGACTTGGCGGGCGAACTGGTGGGCCCGGAGGCCCGACTGTCTGCGCGACGCAGCGCCCCGGTCCCGTGGCCCGGAAAGCGCGCACTGCAGTAAAACTGGCGCGCGGGATCCTGCCGGAAAGGTCAGGACCCGCGTAGGTGCGACATTAGCGGCAGGGACGGGCAAAACACAATGGCTTATTTTCCGACAGCCCCGCACAACCGCAGGTCGAGAGACCCGCGGCGGAGGCGGCAGCAGCCGCCGATCCCGGTCGGGGTGGGCTGAGCGGTTCAGACGTAATCGGCCCGGCTGAGCCCGTATTTCGCCATCTTCTCGTTGAGCGTGCGCCGGGGCAGGCAAAGCTCCTCCATCACGGCGACGATCGAGCCGCGGTGGCGCCGCATGGTGTTGTCGATCAGCATGCGCTCGAACGCCTCGACATAATCCTTGAGCGGCTTGCCTTCGGTGGTCAGAGCCGGCCCCGAGGCTTCGTTATCCGCCATCAGCAGCGAGGCGATGGAGCCGGAGCCGCGCCGGTTCTGCAGCACCGCGCGCTCCGCGATATTGACCAGCTGGCGGACGTTGCCGGGCCACGGAGCCTGAAGGAGTTGCGCCGCCTCCTGCGCCGTGACCTGCGGCGCCTCGCAGCCGTATTCCTCGGCGAACTGCTCGGACATGCGGGTAAAGAGGGTCAGGATGTCCTCGCCCCGGGTCCGGAGCGGCGGCAGCACGATGGTCATGGCGCCGAGCCGGTAATAGAGGTCCGAGCGCAGCACGTTTTCCAGCGTCGTGTCCGGCGCATGCTCGTTGCAGATCGCGATGATCCGGGTTTCGGGCGGCGTCCCCTGCTCGTTGATCACCGTCAGCAGGCGCGACTGGAGCGGATGGCTGAGCGACTCGATGTCCTCGAGGCAGAGCGTGCCACCGCGGGCTTCCTCGACCAGCGGCAGCGAGCCGTCCTCGGTCGGGCCGAAGAGCTTGGCGGACAGCTGGTCCTCGGACCAGGCGGCGCAGGAGATGGTGACGAACTTGCGCCCGGCCCGCGCGCCCACGGCATGCAGCGCATGGGCGACCAGCGTCTTTCCGGTTCCGGTCTCGCCGTCGATCAGGACGTGGCTGTCGGCCTGGCCCAGATCAAGGATGTCCTCGCGCAGGCGCTCCATCACCGGCGAGGAGCCGATCAGCTTCTTCATCAGCACGGTGCCATCGGAAAGCTCGCGGCGCAGCGCGCGGTTGTCGAGCGTGAGCCGGCGCAACTGGGTCGCGCGCTTGGCAAGCTCGGTCATCCGGTCGGGGTTGAATGGCTTTTCAAGGAAGTCGAAGGCGCCGACCCGCATCGCCTCGACCGCCATCGGCACGTCGCCGTGGCCGGTGATCAGGATCACCGGCAGGCCGGAATCCATGCTCATCAGCTTCTTCAGAAAGGTCATGCCGTCCATGCCGGGCATCTTGATGTCGCTGACGACAACGCCGGGGAAATCCGCGCTCAGGCCCTTCAGCGCCTCCTCGGCGCTCGCATAGGTTTCGGTATCGAACCCCGAGAGCGCGAGCCACTGGCTGATCGACTGCCGCATGTCGGCCTCGTCGTCGACGATGGCCACCTTCATTGCACGAGCCATGTATTCCTCACTCGGCTGCCTTAACATCTGCCCCCAATATGGGCAGCTGAACCTCGAAAACAGCACCGCCGCCTTCCGCATTCCGCGCGGTAAGACGACCCCCGAGGTCGGTCACGATGCCGGACGAGATCGCGAGCCCGAGGCCCACGCCCTCGCCCGGCTTCTTGGTGGTGTAGAAAGGCTCGAACAGGTTGTCGAGGTCCTCGATCCCGTGGCCGTTGTCGCGCACCGTCAGCGTCGCCGTCTCGCCGGCCGCCAGCATGATGTCGATCTGCGGCGAGGCGACGGTCTTCGTGGCGTCCAGCGCGTTGCGCAGGAGGTTGATGATGACCTGCTCCAGCCGCAGCCGGTCGGCCATCACCATCACCGGCTGGCGCGGCAGGGCGCGGGTGATGCGCACCACGCGGATCTTCAGCTGCGGCTCCATCATGGTCAGCGCAGAGGAGACGCAGAGCCGCATGTCCACCGGCTCGAAGGCCTCGCCGCCCTTCCGGGCATAGGATTTCAACTGCCGGGTGATCGCGCCCATCCGCTCGATCAGGTCATCGATGCGCTGGAACGAGGCGAGCGCCTCTTCGGTCCGCCGCCGCTGCAGCAAGAGCTTCGCGCCGGCCAGATAGGTCTTCATCGCGGCGAGCGGCTGGTTCAGCTCGTGGCTCACGGCCGCCGACATCTCGCCTAGCGCGGCGAGCTTCGACGACTGCGCGAGTGTCAGCTCGGCCACGGCCAGATCCTTCTGCACCTTCTCCCGCTCGGCGATCTCGCGCTGCAAACGCGCGTTGAGCAGGCGAAGTTCCGCCGACTCGCGCTGAAGCGACATGCTCTGCGACCAGGCCCGCCGCGAGAGCAGGTAGAAGGTCAGCGCAAGCAGGATCGCGAAGCCCATGATTTCCAGCGCGAGGATGCCGTTTACCCGCTCGCGCACCGAATCGTAGGCGGTGAAGGTCACGATCCGCCAACCGCGGAACGGCACGCGGGCGTCGGTCTTCATCACGGCCTCGCCGCGCAGGTAGGCGTCGGGCGGCTGCTGCGCCCAGTCGGCCGTGGCCTGGATCGCGCGCCGGATCGCCGAGGGCGCGTCGCGCACCGCCAGCGCCTCGTCGATGGTCAGGCCGCGCCAACGCGGCTCGGTCGCCAGGATCACGGTGCCCGTGCTGTCGGTCACCATGACGGCATCCTGCAGCCCGGCCCATGCGCGCTCGTATTTCATCAGGTCGACGGCGACCACGATCACGCCCACGAGCCGGTTGTCGGACAGCACCGCCCGGGAATAGGTGAAATCGAAGATCCCTTCCTCGCGCTTGGCCGCGGTGAAGACCGTGTCGCGATTGCGCTGCGCATCGACGAAATAGGGCGCGGCGCGGTGGCTGGTGCCGATCAGGTTGCGGTTGGTCGCGCCGACCGTGCGGCCGTCCTTGTCGAGCAGCATGATCGAGGCCGCGCCGATCTCGGTCTGGAACGAGATCAGCCGCTGGGAAGTTGCCGAATAGTCCCCCGACCCCAACGCCCCGATCAGCGCGGGATCGCGCGCGAGCAGCAACGGCACGACCGATGTGCGCTGCAACTCGGTCAGCATGTTGCCGGAGTAGAGCGCGAGGCGCAGTTCGGCGCGGGTGCGGGTGGTGTCGGTGAACCGCTCGCTCATCCAGCGGTTGGTCACCAGAACGACGACCACCGCAAGGATCACCAGCAGCACGACGGCAAGCCGCACCCGCCAGCCGTGTCCCGGCGGCGGGGGCTCGGTTTCCTCGGTCTGGAAGGCCGCGTCCTGCATGGGCGCGACGTTACTGAACGGCGGTCAGGGCAACAAGCCGTGCGCGATCAGGCAAGCGCCATCCTGCCCAGCAGCGAGCGGAACAGTCCCATCCCGTCGGTGCCGCCCTGCGCCTCGTCCGCCGCCCGCTCGGGGTGGGGCATCAGGCCCAGCACGCGGCGGTTGGCCGAGAGCACGCCCGCGATGTCCTGCATCGAGCCGTTGGGATTCTCGACATAGGTGAAGGCCACCCGGTCCTCGCCCCTGAGCCGCGCCAGCGTCTCGGCGTCGGCGGTGTAATTGCCGTCATGGTGGGCGATCGGGAAGCGCACCACGTCGCCCGCGGCCCAGCCCTCGGTGAAGGCGCTGTCGGCGGTCGCGACCTTCAGCTCGACCGACCGGCAGATGAACTTGAGGCCCGCGTTGCGCATCAGCGCGCCCGGCAGCAGGCCGGTCTCGGTCAGGACCTGAAAGCCGTTGCAGATGCCGAGGACGAAGCCGCCCCGCTCGGCATGGCGGATCATCGCGCCGGCGATGGGCGAGCGCGCGGCGATCGCCCCGCAGCGCAGGTAGTCGCCGAAGGAGAAGCCGCCCGGAACGCCCACGACATCGACGCCCGCGGGCAGGTCGGTGTCCTTGTGCCAGACGCGGACCACCTCTGCGCCCGCCGCCTCGAAGGCCACGGCAAGGTCGCGGTCGCAGTTCGACCCGGGAAAGGTGATGACGGCGGCTTTCATCGGCGGCACTCCGGCTGGGGCTGGCGGGGGGAGGTTCCACCCCTGATAACGCAGGCGGCCCGGCGCTGCCAGCCCCGGGCCTTCACTTCTTCAGCGGCCGCCGCCGTCAGACGATCTCGACCGTGTATTTCTCGATCACGGTGTTGGCGAGCAGCTTCTCGCACATGGCGCGAACCTCGGCCTCGGCGGCGGTGGCGTCGGTCGCGGTCAGGTCGAGGTCGATCACCTTGCCCTGACGGACGCCGGCGACGCCCGAGAAGCCGAGCGTGCCGAGCGCGTGCTTCACCGCCTCGCCCTGCGGATCGAGGACGCCATCCTTCAGCATGACATGGACGCGGGCTTTCATCGCGGCAGGGCCTTTCAGTTGATCAGCGTGGGCTTGGTGGTGTGGGTGACGTTCGAGGGCAGCACCCCCAGACGCCGGGCGAGTTCGGAATAGACGTCCTGCAGCGGCCCGGGCTCGCGCGGGGTGCCGCCTTCGGCCTCGGCGCGCACGTCCCAGAGACGGCAGCTGTCGGGGCTGATCTCGTCGGCCACGATCAGGCGCATGTAGTCGCCCTCCCAGATCCGGCCGACCTCGATCTGGAAATCCGCGAGCCGGATGCCCACGCCCATCATCACGCCCGACAGGAAGTCGTTCACACGCAGCGCCAGTGCCACCACGTCGTCCAGATCCTGCTGGCTGGCCCAGCCGAAGGCGATGATGTGCTCTTCGGACACCAGCGGGCAGCCGAGCTTGTCGTCCTTGAAGTAGTATTCCACGATCGGCCGCGGCAGGGGCGTCCCCTCCGGGATGCCCAGCCGCTTCGAGATGCCGCCGGCCGCGAAGTTGCGGACCACGACCTCGAGCGGGATGATCTCGGCCATGCGCACCAGCTGCTCGCGCATGTTCAGGCGGCGGATGAAATGGGTGGGAACACCGATGGAGTTGAGGCCGTTCATGAAGAACTCGGACAGCCGGTTGTTCAGCACGCCCTTGCCTTCCAGCGCGGTCTGCGGCGGGTTCGAGGCCGCGCTGCCGTCGTCCTTGAAGTACTGGATCAGCGTCCCGGGTTCGGGCCCCTCGTAGAGGATCTTGGCCTTGCCCTCGTAGACCTTCTTGCGACGTGCCATGCACACTCCGATCGAACGACGAAGGGGGCGCGTCGAGCGCGCCCCGTTCTGGTTGAAACGGCCTATAAGGCAAGCTGCCCGTGCTCGCAAGGCAATCGCGCCGGACGCGGCCGCGCGACCACTTGCTAGGTCGGAACGCTGCGGGCATATCAGAAGAAAGGCATTGTTCGGGAGGACCTAACCATGACCACCTTCGACGATCGCGAGCGCGCGTTCGAGACGAAGTTCGCCCACGACACCGAAATGCTGTTCCGCGCCGAAGTGCGCCGCAACAAGCTGGTCGGCCTATGGGCTGCCGAGCTCCTCGGCAAGACCGGCGACGAGGCGATCAGCTATGCGCATGAGGTGGTGCAATCGGACCTGCACGAGCCGGGTTTCGAGGATGTGGTCCGCAAGGTCGCGGCCGACCTCGGCGACAGGTCCTCGGCCGAGGCGGTGCGCGCCAAGATGCTCGAGTTCCTGCCGGTCGCGAAGGCGCAGCTGATGACGGAAAGCTGATCACGCGGCTGCGCCCGGCGCGACCGTCTCGGGATCCGTGGCACGCGCCGCAAGGGGCGCGGCCTGTCGCATTCGCTGCGCCGCTTTCAAGATGATGATGAACAATATGGATTTGCCACGGGTCGCCCCGCGTGGCAGAGCTTCGCGCAAGCGGACCGCGTGCCTCGCGGCCCGAACCTGACCCCTGCGAGGACAAGATGACCGACGCCCTCTCCCGCCTGCTCGAGGACCGCGACTGGCTCATGGCCGATGGCGCCACCGGCACGAACCTGTTCAACATGGGCCTGTCGTCCGGCGAGCCGCCGGAGCTGTGGAACATCGACCAGCCGGACAATATCCGCAAGCTCTACCGCGCGGCGGTCGAGGCGGGATCGGACATCTTCCTGACCAACAGCTTCGGCGGCAATGCCGCCCGGCTGAAGCTGCACAACGCGCAAGGCCGCGTGGCGGAACTGAACCGGGTGGCGGCGGAACTGGGGCGCGAGATCGCCGACGCCTCGGGCCGCACGGTTGTCGTCGCCGGCTCCATGGGACCGACCGGCGAGATCTTCGAGCCGATGGGCACGCTGACCCACAAGGTCGCGGTCGAGATCTTCCACGAACAGGCCGAGGCGCTGAAGGCCGGCGGGGCGGACGTCCTCTGGGTCGAGACGATCTCGGCGGCCGAGGAATTCAAGGCCGCGGCCGAGGCGGCCCGTCTGGCCGGGATGCCCTGGTGCGGCACGATGAGCTTCGACACGGCCGGGCGCACCATGATGGGGATCACCGCGGCCGCGCTGGTCGATCTGGTGAACAAGCTGCCGAACCCGCCGCTGGCCTTCGGGGCGAACTGCGGCGTCGGCGCCTCGGACCTGCTGCGCACCGTGCTTGGCTTTGCCGCGCAGGGCACCGAGCGGCCGATCATCGCCAAGGGCAATGCCGGGATCCCGAAATACCACGACGGCCACATCCACTATGACGGCACGCCGGAGCTGATGGCGGAATATGCCGTGCTCGCCCGCGACGCCGGCGCCCGCATCATCGGCGGCTGCTGCGGCACCATGCCCGAACACCTGAAGGCGATGCGCGCGGCGCTCGAATCGCGGCCCAAGGGTCCGCGCCCGTCGCTCGACAGCATCTCGGAACGGCTGGGCGGCTTCTCCTCGGCCAGTGACGGCTCGGACGATTCCGGCCCCTCGCGCGAGCGGCGGCGGCGGCGCGGCTGACAGGGATCCGGGGGCCTCGCCTCCCCCGGCCCATTCGCCAGAAATGCAGAGCAGAGGGCGCGGACTTCCGTCGCCGGGGTCGGGTCATGCCATGAGGTCAGAACAGCCGAAGCTGATCGCCCGGACGAGGCGGCACCGAGAACAGGTCGCAGCGCAGCGGCGGCTGGTCGCGGTCGAGGCCATGTCGCGCCGCGGCAAGACGGAACCGGCGCGAGACGAGATCGGCCCAGATCCCCTCGCCCCGCATCCGTTTCCCCCAGGCCGGATCGTAGTCGCGCCCGCCGTGAATCTCGCGGATGCGGGCGAGGATCTTCCCCGCGCGGTCGGGATAGTGCTCCTCGGCCCAGGCCTTCACCAGCGGCGCCACCTCGAGCGGCAGTCGCAGCATGATCCAGGTCGCGGCAACGGCATTCGCGTCAGCGACGGCGGCAAGGATCGCCTCGATCTCGGGATCGGTCAGCCCCGGGATGACCGGCGCCACCATGGCCCGGACGGGGATGCCGGCCGCGGCCAGTCGCCGGATGGTCTCGAGCCGCCGTGCCGGCGGCGGCGCCCGCGGCTCCAGCCGGCGCGACAGGTCGGCGTCCAGCGTCGTGACCGACAGGCCGACGCGCAGAAGCCCCTCGGCCGCCATCGGCGCCAGCAGGTCCAGGTCGCGCTCGATCAGCGTGCCCTTGGTGGTGATCGCGACGGGATGGCGGAAGGCCGACAGCACCTCGAGCACCTCGCGCATCACGCGGTGGCGTGCCTCGACCGGCTGGTAGGGATCGGTGTTGGTTCCCAGCGCGACCGGCGCCACGCGGTAGGATTTCGCGCGCAACTCACGCTCCAGCACGGCGGCGATGCCGGGCCGCGCGATCAGCCGCGTCTCGAAATCCAGCCCCGGCGAGAGGTTGAGATAGGCGTGCGTCGGCCGGGCGAAGCAGTAGATGCAGCCATGCTCACACCCCCGGTAGGGATTGACCGAGCGGTCGAACGGAATGTCCGGCGAACGGTTGAAGGTCAAGGCCGAGCGTGGGCGCTCGATGCGGACCTCGGTCCGCAGCAGATGCTCGTCCTCGGGCAGGTCCCAGCCATCGGCGAACGCCTCGCGGCGTGCAGGCTCGAACCGCCCGCTCTCGTTGCTGGCGGCGCCGCGAGCACGCAGGCGCAGGGCCGGATCGAGGCTGGAATGGGTCGACTTCATGCCGCAAGACTAGAACGAAATGGGAACCCGCGCCACAGGAAAGCCCCGCCCTGCCCCCGCTGTCGGCTTTCATCCGCCCCATGTCGCAATTCGATGAGTGCGGCCGGACCTTTGGCCGCATTGAACCTGAAACACCTGCCCCGAGGAGCCCGCCATGGCTGACGACGAAGAGATCATCCTGTCCGAACTCTCTGACGAGGAACTCGTGCTGCAGATGCACGACGACCTTTACGACGGGATGAAGGACGAGATCGAGGAGGCCGTCCGCATCCTGATCGATCGCGGCTGGACGCCCTACGACGTGCTGACCAAGGCGTTGGTGGCGGGCATGACCATCGTCGGCAACGACTTCCGCGACGGCATCCTGTTCGTGCCGGAAGTGCTGCTGGCCGCCAACGCCATGAAGGCGGGCATGGTGATCCTGAAGCCGCTGCTGGTCGAGACCGGCGCGCCGCGGATGGGCAAGATGGTGATCGGCACCGTCAAGGGCGACATCCACGACATCGGCAAGAACCTCGTCGCGATGATGATGGAAGGCGCGGGCTTCGAGGTGGTGGACCTCGGCATCAACAACCCGGTCGAGAAATACCTCGAGGCGCTGGAAACCGAGAAGCCCGACATCCTCGGCATGTCGGCGCTGCTGACCACGACGATGCCATACATGAAGGTCGTGATCGACACGATGAAGGAAAAGGGCCTGCGCGACGACTATATCGTTCTGGTCGGCGGCGCACCCCTGAACGAGGAATTCGGCAAGGCGATCGGCGCCGACGCCTACTGCCGCGATGCGGCCGTCGCGGTCGAAACCGCGAAGGTCCATGTCGCGCGCCGTCACAACCGGTTGAGCGCCTGACCCCTTGGCGGGGGCACCCGCGGCGCTCATCTGTCACCGGAAGGAGACCGCCATGCCCCCGAGCCTGTTCCTCATGCTGATCGCGACCGTCATCCTCGCAGCCGGGGTGACGGTCGCGCTGTTTCACGCCGCCGGCTGGCCGGTGGCGGCGGTGGGTCTGGTCGCGCTGGTGGCGAGCCTGCTGCTGCGCGCGCGGAGGCGGCCATGAGCCTCGACGACGGCACGCTGTCCGAGCAGGGCCTTGCGCCTGCCGGCCGCGGGACGGTCCGGCTGATCGCCTGCGGGGCGCTGGCGCACGAGATCCTCGCGCTGAAGCGGGCGAACGGCTGGGATCACCTGGACCTGCAATGCCTGCCGGCCAAGCTGCACCTGCGGCCCGAGAAGATCGTGGAAGCGGTCGAGGCCGCCGTGATGGCCGCCGGGGACGCGCCGACCTTCGTCGTCTATGCCGATTGCGGCACCGGCGGCGCCTTGTCGCGAAAGTGCAAGGAACTGGGCGTGGAGATGGTCGAGGGCCCGCACTGCTATTCGTTCTTCGAAGGCAACGACGCCTTCGCGGCTCATGCCGAGGACGAGTTCACCGCCTTCTACCTTACGGATTTCCTCGTCCGGCAGTTCGACGCCTTCGTGTGGCGCCCGATGGGCCTGAACCGGCACCCCGAGCTGCGGGACATGTATTTCGGCCATTACACCAAGCTGGTCTATCAGGCCCAGACCGAGGACCCTGCGCTGGATGCCAAGGCCCGCGACTGCGCCGCCCGGCTGGGCCTTGCCTACGAGCGTCGGTTCACCGGCTACGGCGACCTGGCGGGCAGCCTGCAGGAAGTGGCCCGTCGCTAGGCGGATTGTCGAAGTCCGGCAAGCCTTCGGGGTCCCTAGGCGGCTTTCGGCCCGCGGGAAGCTGGAAAAGGACAAGGCGGTGCTGCCCCTGCCGTTCCGTGCCGAGGATGACGAAGCGTCGCGGCACTTCCAGAGCGCCTCCGCTTGGCTTAGCCTGCCTCAACGGCAGGAGGAGGACATCATGCGGATCGAGGCGGCGCTGGGTGAACTAGAGGCGCTTCTGGGCGACCGGCTCGCCCGCTCGAAAGCGGTGCGCGAGCAGCATGCGCACAGCGAGACGCATCTGCACGCCCCGCCGCCGGATGCGGTGGCCTATCCCCGGACCACCGCGGAAGTCTCGGAGATCGCGGCGATCTGCGCCCGTCATCTGGTGCCGATGGTCGGCTGGGGCGCCGGGACCTCGCTGGAAGGGCATGCGCTGGCGCTGAAGGGCGGGGTCACGATTGACTTCGGCCAGATGGCCGAAGTGATCGAGATCCGACCCGAGGACATGATCGTCCGCGTCCAGCCCGGCATCACCCGCGAGGCGCTGAACGCAAGCCTGCGCGACACCGGCCTGTTCTTCCCGGTCGATCCGGGCGCGAATGCCACGATTGGTGGCATGGCCGCCACCCGCGCCTCGGGCACCACCGCGGTGCGCTACGGCACCATGCGCGACAACGTGCTGGGGCTCGAGGTCGTGCTGGCCGACGGGCGGGTGATCCGCACCGGCACCGCCGCGCCGAAGTCCGCCGCGGGCTACGACCTGACGGCGCTCTTCGTCGGATCGGAAGGCACGCTTGGCCTGATCACCGAACTGACGCTGCGCCTTCATGGCCAGCCCGAGGCGATCTCGGCCGCCGTCTGCGCCTTCCCCGACATGTCCTCGGCCGTCAACTGCGTGATCGAGACGATCCAGCACGGCATCCCGATGGCGCGGATCGAATTCCTCGACGCGGCCTCCGTCGCCGCCTGCAACGCCTTTGCCCAGATGGAGATGCCGCTGCAGCCGCATCTGCTGGTGGAGTTCAACGGCACCGAGGCGGGCGTGGCCGAACAGGCCGAGCGCTTCGGCGAGATCGCGGCGGGACACGGGTCCGCCGGCTTCCAGTGGGCGACCCGGACCGAGGACCGCGCGCGGCTCTGGAAGATGCGCCACGCCGCCTACCGCGCCTGCCTTGCGTCGCGCCCGGGCTGCGAGGGCTGGGTCACCGACGCCTGCGTGCCGATCTCGCGGCTGGCCGAGGCGGTCGAGGAAACGCAGGCCGACATCGCGGCCTGCGGCGTGCCGGGGCCGATCGTCGGCCATGTCGGCGACGGCAACTTCCACTCGGTCCTGCTGGTCGATCCGGAAAGCGAGGTGGAGCGCGAGGCGGCCAAGCGCGTCTCGGCCCGGCTGGCCGAGCGCGCGCTGCGTCTGGGCGGCACCGTGACCGGCGAGCACGGGATCGGCTTCGGCAAGCTCGGCTACATGGCGGCCCAGCATGGCGAGGCCTGGAGCGTGATGGCCGAGATCAAGCGCGCGCTCGACCCGATGGGCCTGATGAACCCGGGCAAGATGGTGCGCCAGACATGACGCCGGACGAGTTTCCGCGCCGCTTCGCCGCGCTCTGGGGCGTCCGGGATGCCGAGGCCCTCGCGGACCTCGTGGCGGAAGATGGCACGATGCTCACGCTGACCGGCCTGTGGTGCGAGGGCCGGAAGGAGATCCTTGCCGCGCTGAGGGCCGAGCTTGCCGGCGCCTTCGCGCGGTCACGGCTGGTGAGCGGCAAGACCGACGTGAAGCCCCTTGGTCCCGGCGCGACACTGCTGCAGCAGCGCTTCGTGCTCTCGGGTCTGGTGGATGCCGAGGGGCGGGATGCCGGGCGCATCGGGGCGATCCTGACGGCCGTGCTGCTGGTGCGGAAGGCGGGTGTCGAAGCCGTCA
This portion of the Rhodobacter sp. CZR27 genome encodes:
- a CDS encoding DUF1638 domain-containing protein → MSLDDGTLSEQGLAPAGRGTVRLIACGALAHEILALKRANGWDHLDLQCLPAKLHLRPEKIVEAVEAAVMAAGDAPTFVVYADCGTGGALSRKCKELGVEMVEGPHCYSFFEGNDAFAAHAEDEFTAFYLTDFLVRQFDAFVWRPMGLNRHPELRDMYFGHYTKLVYQAQTEDPALDAKARDCAARLGLAYERRFTGYGDLAGSLQEVARR
- a CDS encoding FAD-binding oxidoreductase, which encodes MRIEAALGELEALLGDRLARSKAVREQHAHSETHLHAPPPDAVAYPRTTAEVSEIAAICARHLVPMVGWGAGTSLEGHALALKGGVTIDFGQMAEVIEIRPEDMIVRVQPGITREALNASLRDTGLFFPVDPGANATIGGMAATRASGTTAVRYGTMRDNVLGLEVVLADGRVIRTGTAAPKSAAGYDLTALFVGSEGTLGLITELTLRLHGQPEAISAAVCAFPDMSSAVNCVIETIQHGIPMARIEFLDAASVAACNAFAQMEMPLQPHLLVEFNGTEAGVAEQAERFGEIAAGHGSAGFQWATRTEDRARLWKMRHAAYRACLASRPGCEGWVTDACVPISRLAEAVEETQADIAACGVPGPIVGHVGDGNFHSVLLVDPESEVEREAAKRVSARLAERALRLGGTVTGEHGIGFGKLGYMAAQHGEAWSVMAEIKRALDPMGLMNPGKMVRQT
- a CDS encoding SgcJ/EcaC family oxidoreductase, translating into MTPDEFPRRFAALWGVRDAEALADLVAEDGTMLTLTGLWCEGRKEILAALRAELAGAFARSRLVSGKTDVKPLGPGATLLQQRFVLSGLVDAEGRDAGRIGAILTAVLLVRKAGVEAVTLHFTVIEG